Proteins from a single region of Hypomesus transpacificus isolate Combined female chromosome 9, fHypTra1, whole genome shotgun sequence:
- the LOC124471389 gene encoding myosin regulatory light chain 2, ventricular/cardiac muscle isoform has translation MAPKKAKKRSADGANSNVFSIFEQAQIQEFKEAFTIMDQNRDGFIDKNDLRDTFAALGRLNVKQEEIDEMLKEAPGPINFTVFLTMFGEKLKGADPEDTILNAFKVFDPEGKGVLRKDHVTQMLTTQADRFSPEEMEQMFVAFPPDVAGNLDYKNLVHVITHGEEKDQD, from the exons ATG GCGCCCAAGAAGGCCAAGAAGAGGTCGGCGGATGGGGCCAACTCCAACGTGTTCTCCATATTTGAGCAGGCTCAGATCCAGGAGTTCAAGGAG GCCTTCACCATTATGGACCAGAACAGGGATGGATTCATAGACAAAAATGACCTCAGGGACACCTTTGCTGCACTGG GTCGTCTTAACGTGAAGCAGGAGGAGATTGATGAAATGCTTAAGGAGGCTCCTGGCCCCATCAACTTTACCGTATTCCTCACAATGTTTGGGGAGAAACTTAAAG GTGCTGACCCAGAAGACACTATCCTCAACGCTTTTAAAGTATTTGACCCAGAGGGAAAAGGTGTCTTGCGGAAGGATCA CGTGACACAGATGCTGACAACGCAAGCCGACAGATTCTCACCTGAAGAG ATGGAGCAGATGTTTGTGGCCTTCCCTCCAGATGTGGCTGGAAATCTGGACTACAAAAACTTGGTGCACGTCATCACacatggagaggagaaggaccaggattga